Proteins from one Mycobacterium sp. EPa45 genomic window:
- a CDS encoding GMC family oxidoreductase — translation MEPDFDVLIIGSGFGGSVSALRLTEKGYKVGVLEAGRRYADHEFAKTSWRLREFLWAPRLGCYGIQRIHLLRNVMILAGAGVGGGSLNYANTLYVPPDPFFNDPQWKDITDWRAELMPHYDQAQRMLGVVKNPTFTDADRIMKEVADEMGVGDTFTPTPVGVFFGVGGEKTPGKTVPDPYFGGVGPARTGCIECGECMTGCRHGAKNTLVKNYLGLAERAGAQVFPMTTVTGFVQRPDGVWEINTVRTGRVARKDRRTFTANQVILAAGTWGTQKLLFKMRDTGTLPKLSDKLGVLTRTNSESIVGAGRLEARPDLDLTHGVAITSSIHPSADTHVEPCRYGKGSNAMGLLQTLMTDGPGPEGSDVPRWKQLLTNAGEDPKAMIRMLSPRRWSERTMISLVMQHLDNSITTYTKRGAFGRRRMTSKQGHGEPNPTWIPVGNKVTRRVAEKIDGVAGGTWGELFNIPLTAHFLGGAAISDKPENGVIDPYQRVYNYPTLHVMDGASVSANLGVNPSLSITAQAERATSLWPNKGEEDLRPAQGQPYRRLTPIAPKNPVVPTEAPGGLRNLPIEPINTGA, via the coding sequence ATGGAGCCGGATTTCGACGTTCTCATCATCGGTTCGGGTTTTGGCGGCAGCGTCAGCGCGCTACGGCTGACCGAGAAGGGCTATAAGGTCGGCGTTCTGGAGGCGGGCCGCCGCTACGCCGACCACGAGTTCGCCAAGACCTCGTGGCGACTGCGCGAGTTCCTCTGGGCGCCTCGGCTGGGCTGCTACGGGATCCAGCGGATCCATCTGCTGCGCAACGTCATGATCCTGGCCGGCGCGGGCGTCGGCGGAGGATCGCTGAACTACGCCAACACTCTCTATGTGCCGCCGGACCCGTTCTTCAACGATCCGCAGTGGAAGGACATCACTGACTGGCGCGCAGAGCTGATGCCGCACTACGACCAGGCGCAGCGGATGCTGGGCGTGGTCAAGAACCCGACGTTCACCGACGCCGACCGCATCATGAAAGAGGTGGCCGACGAGATGGGCGTGGGCGACACGTTCACGCCCACCCCGGTGGGCGTGTTCTTCGGGGTGGGCGGCGAGAAGACACCCGGCAAGACGGTGCCGGACCCCTACTTCGGCGGTGTCGGTCCGGCCCGCACCGGCTGTATCGAGTGCGGCGAGTGCATGACCGGCTGCCGGCACGGCGCCAAGAACACTTTGGTCAAGAACTACCTGGGCCTGGCGGAACGAGCTGGGGCGCAGGTCTTTCCGATGACCACCGTCACCGGCTTCGTCCAGCGGCCCGATGGCGTTTGGGAAATCAATACCGTGCGCACCGGGCGGGTCGCCCGCAAGGATCGCCGCACGTTCACCGCGAACCAGGTCATCCTGGCGGCAGGGACCTGGGGCACGCAGAAGCTGCTGTTCAAGATGCGCGATACCGGCACGCTGCCCAAGCTGTCCGACAAGCTCGGGGTGCTGACCCGAACCAACTCAGAATCGATCGTCGGCGCGGGACGATTGGAGGCCCGCCCCGATCTCGACCTCACTCACGGGGTGGCGATCACGTCCTCGATTCACCCGAGTGCGGACACCCACGTCGAGCCGTGCCGCTACGGCAAGGGCTCCAACGCGATGGGTCTGCTGCAGACGTTGATGACCGACGGTCCGGGACCCGAGGGCAGTGACGTACCGCGGTGGAAACAGTTGCTCACCAACGCCGGCGAGGATCCGAAGGCCATGATCCGGATGCTGAGCCCGCGGCGCTGGAGCGAGCGCACGATGATCTCGCTCGTCATGCAGCACCTGGACAATTCGATCACCACCTACACCAAGCGCGGTGCGTTCGGCAGACGGCGGATGACAAGCAAGCAGGGTCACGGCGAACCGAATCCGACCTGGATTCCGGTGGGCAACAAGGTAACTCGCCGTGTCGCGGAGAAGATCGACGGCGTGGCCGGTGGCACCTGGGGAGAGTTGTTCAACATCCCGCTGACCGCACACTTCCTCGGAGGTGCCGCGATCAGCGACAAGCCCGAGAACGGTGTCATCGACCCATATCAGCGGGTGTACAACTACCCGACGCTGCACGTCATGGACGGCGCCTCGGTGTCGGCGAACCTCGGCGTCAACCCGTCGCTGTCCATCACCGCCCAGGCCGAGCGGGCAACATCGTTGTGGCCCAACAAGGGTGAAGAAGATCTGCGTCCTGCTCAGGGCCAGCCCTACCGGCGCCTGACGCCGATCGCGCCGAAGAATCCGGTGGTGCCCACCGAAGCGCCGGGCGGCCTGCGTAACCTGCCGATCGAGCCGATCAACACCGGGGCGTAG
- a CDS encoding glycoside hydrolase family 65 protein, with protein sequence MISGEAFPIEPWQVRETHLDLDQLAQSESLFALSNGHIGLRGNLDEGEPFGIPGTYLNSLYEARPLPYAESGFGYPEDGQTIVDVTNGKILRLLVDDEPFDVRYGDLDEHERVLDLRAGTLTRRARWRSPAGKQVKVVSTRLVSLAQRSVAAIEYTVEAVDEFARLTVQSELVANEDQPEQSTDPRVSAVLKHPLEAIQHEATEEGCLLVHRTRASKLMVAAAMDHLVEVPGRVEIDSIAHEDIARTTVICGLRPGQRLRIVKFLAYGWSSLRSRPALRDQVAGALAGARYTGWDGLLKAQRSYLDEYWDCSDVEVDGDPGVQQAVRFGLFHVIQASARAERRAIAGKGLTGPGYDGHAFWDTEGFVLPVLTYTQPEAAADALRWRASILGLAKQRAELLDLRGAAFPWRTIHGEECSAYWPAGTAAWHINADIAMAFERYRTVTGDNSLESDCGLAVLVETARLWMSLGHHDRDGVWHLNGVTGPDEYTAVVNDNVFTNLMAADNLRTAADACNRNAEAAYAMGVSTEETAAWRDAADCAHIPYDEHLGVHQQCDGFTKLREWDFTDDTVYPLLMHQPYVRLYPSQVIKQADLVLAMQWQSHAFTSDQKARNVDYYERRTVRDSSLSACTQAVMCAEVGHLELAHDYTQEAALIDLRDLHHNTRDGLHMASLAGTWTALVAGFGGLRDDEHILSLDPQLPEEISRLKFGLHWRKYRLAADINHDEVTYTLRDGPDGQLTIRHSGDDLALTTRAPTKVALRHRRPLLPAPQQPPGRAPRRHIED encoded by the coding sequence GTGATCAGTGGCGAAGCATTTCCGATCGAGCCCTGGCAGGTCCGGGAGACCCACCTGGACCTCGACCAACTGGCGCAGTCGGAGTCGCTGTTCGCACTATCCAACGGGCACATCGGATTACGTGGCAATCTCGACGAGGGTGAGCCGTTTGGTATTCCGGGTACATACCTGAACTCCCTCTACGAGGCGCGTCCCCTGCCGTACGCCGAGTCGGGTTTCGGCTACCCGGAGGACGGCCAAACGATCGTGGACGTCACCAACGGCAAGATTCTGCGGCTCCTGGTCGACGACGAGCCCTTCGACGTTCGGTACGGCGACCTCGACGAACATGAGCGAGTCCTGGACCTGCGCGCCGGAACTCTGACCCGACGGGCGCGGTGGCGTTCACCGGCGGGCAAGCAGGTCAAGGTGGTCTCGACGCGACTGGTGTCATTGGCTCAGCGCTCGGTGGCGGCGATCGAGTACACAGTCGAGGCCGTCGACGAATTCGCCCGTCTCACTGTGCAATCCGAACTCGTCGCGAACGAGGATCAACCAGAACAGTCCACCGATCCGCGGGTGTCGGCGGTGCTGAAGCATCCGCTGGAGGCGATCCAGCACGAGGCCACCGAAGAGGGCTGCCTCCTGGTGCACCGCACCAGGGCGAGCAAGTTGATGGTGGCCGCCGCGATGGATCATCTCGTCGAGGTCCCGGGCCGGGTCGAGATCGACTCCATCGCACACGAAGACATCGCGCGTACCACGGTCATCTGCGGGTTGCGCCCGGGTCAGCGGTTGCGCATCGTGAAGTTTCTGGCCTACGGCTGGTCGAGCCTGCGCTCCCGTCCCGCGCTGCGCGACCAGGTGGCCGGCGCGCTGGCCGGGGCCCGCTACACCGGTTGGGACGGTCTGCTGAAGGCCCAGCGAAGCTATCTCGACGAGTACTGGGACTGCTCCGACGTCGAGGTCGATGGTGACCCAGGTGTCCAGCAGGCGGTGCGGTTCGGTCTGTTCCACGTGATTCAGGCCAGTGCGCGAGCCGAGCGCCGGGCGATCGCCGGGAAGGGCCTCACCGGGCCTGGTTATGACGGCCACGCCTTCTGGGACACCGAAGGTTTCGTCCTGCCGGTGTTGACCTACACCCAGCCCGAGGCGGCCGCCGACGCGCTCCGGTGGCGTGCCTCGATCCTCGGTCTGGCCAAGCAGCGGGCCGAGCTGCTCGACCTGCGGGGTGCGGCGTTCCCATGGCGGACGATTCACGGGGAGGAATGCTCCGCCTATTGGCCTGCCGGCACCGCCGCGTGGCACATCAACGCCGACATCGCCATGGCGTTCGAACGCTACCGGACGGTCACCGGAGACAATTCCCTTGAGTCAGACTGCGGCCTAGCGGTTCTCGTCGAGACTGCCCGACTGTGGATGTCGCTGGGCCACCACGACCGCGATGGGGTGTGGCACCTCAACGGGGTCACCGGACCTGATGAGTACACCGCCGTCGTCAATGACAACGTGTTCACCAACCTCATGGCCGCAGACAATCTCCGAACCGCGGCCGACGCCTGCAACCGCAACGCCGAGGCGGCGTACGCGATGGGGGTCAGCACCGAGGAGACCGCCGCATGGCGCGACGCCGCCGACTGCGCCCACATCCCCTACGACGAGCACCTGGGGGTACACCAGCAGTGCGACGGCTTCACAAAGCTGCGGGAGTGGGACTTCACCGACGACACCGTCTATCCGCTGCTGATGCACCAGCCGTATGTACGGCTCTATCCCTCGCAGGTGATCAAGCAGGCCGACCTGGTACTGGCGATGCAGTGGCAGAGCCACGCGTTCACCAGCGACCAAAAGGCCCGCAACGTCGACTATTACGAGCGCCGCACGGTACGCGACTCATCCCTGTCGGCCTGCACCCAAGCGGTCATGTGCGCCGAGGTCGGCCACCTGGAACTGGCCCATGACTACACCCAGGAAGCGGCTCTGATCGACCTTCGGGACCTGCATCACAACACCCGCGACGGACTGCACATGGCCTCGCTGGCCGGAACCTGGACCGCGCTGGTGGCCGGTTTCGGCGGCCTCCGCGACGACGAACACATCTTGTCGCTGGATCCTCAACTACCCGAAGAGATCTCACGGCTGAAGTTCGGATTGCACTGGCGCAAGTACCGACTTGCCGCCGACATCAACCACGACGAGGTCACCTATACGCTGCGCGACGGGCCCGACGGACAGCTCACCATCCGGCATTCCGGCGACGATCTGGCTTTGACCACCCGTGCCCCGACCAAGGTGGCGCTGCGACACCGCCGCCCCCTGCTACCCGCCCCCCAACAGCCGCCCGGCCGCGCGCCGCGCCGGCACATCGAGGACTGA
- a CDS encoding beta-phosphoglucomutase family hydrolase, translating to MLGLPDGVHACLFDLDGVLTDTARVHTRAWKSMFDGYLERRAQRAHTAFVPFDPVKDYRTYVDGKKRQDGVRSFLASRNIDLPDGDLDDPSTAETINGLGNRKNALFQQILQKQGVEVFDGSRRYLEAVHAAGIPAAVVSSSANTEQVLEITGLNRFVQQRVDGVTIRDENLRGKPAPDSFLRGAQLLDVEPEHAAVFEDALAGVAAGRAGKFGFVVGVDRLGQADALRHNGADIVVTDLAELLGPP from the coding sequence GTGCTGGGACTGCCAGACGGGGTACATGCCTGTTTGTTCGACCTCGACGGCGTCCTGACCGATACCGCCCGTGTGCATACCCGTGCCTGGAAGTCGATGTTCGACGGGTATCTCGAGCGGCGGGCCCAACGGGCTCACACCGCGTTCGTGCCGTTCGACCCGGTCAAGGACTACCGCACCTATGTCGACGGCAAGAAGCGTCAAGACGGTGTTCGGTCCTTCCTGGCCAGTCGCAACATCGATCTGCCCGACGGCGACCTGGACGACCCGTCGACCGCGGAGACGATCAACGGACTGGGCAACCGCAAGAACGCGCTCTTCCAGCAGATCCTGCAGAAGCAGGGTGTCGAGGTGTTCGACGGCTCGCGGCGTTATCTGGAGGCCGTGCACGCCGCGGGCATCCCGGCAGCAGTGGTGTCGTCCAGCGCGAACACCGAGCAGGTGCTGGAAATCACCGGGCTGAACCGCTTCGTGCAGCAGCGCGTCGACGGGGTCACGATTCGCGACGAGAACTTGCGCGGCAAGCCGGCACCGGATTCGTTCCTGCGCGGAGCGCAGCTGCTCGATGTCGAACCGGAGCACGCAGCGGTGTTCGAAGACGCCTTGGCCGGAGTGGCAGCAGGCCGGGCCGGGAAATTCGGTTTCGTCGTCGGCGTCGACCGGCTGGGGCAGGCTGATGCGTTGCGGCACAACGGCGCTGACATCGTCGTCACCGATCTTGCCGAGTTGCTGGGCCCGCCGTGA
- a CDS encoding alpha/beta hydrolase: MKALSAALGVTVVASATLALRRYLSVRDALAAVPAELRSPLLAVLARDTTPRSLKATRLASRLNIPPGHGVALAKRQVRGRLVLVLTPPNQGTGALLYIHGGGMVVGSPQSEARGSAALARQLGVLVASPDYRLAPEHPFPAALDDCMSTLYWMRDNAAELGIDPDRIAVTGSSAGGGLSAAVAQRAHDEGIPLVAQALAYPMLDDRTVLRGDHNGRGRFLWTPESNRFGWTAYLGSSPQASDAPQYAAPARRKSLSSLAPAWIGVGDLDLFYDESVDYAKRLRADGVPCELVTVTGMYHGADGLAAKVPAMQDFRSSLADHLRRHL; encoded by the coding sequence ATGAAAGCCCTGTCGGCGGCTCTGGGAGTCACTGTCGTCGCTTCGGCCACACTGGCGCTGCGCCGCTACCTGTCGGTGCGCGACGCCCTCGCCGCGGTGCCCGCCGAGCTGCGCAGTCCACTGCTGGCGGTGCTGGCCCGCGACACCACGCCGCGCTCGTTGAAAGCCACCCGGCTGGCCTCCCGCCTCAACATCCCCCCCGGCCATGGGGTCGCGCTGGCGAAACGACAGGTCCGGGGCCGATTGGTGCTCGTCCTGACCCCGCCTAATCAGGGCACCGGCGCGCTGCTCTACATCCACGGTGGCGGAATGGTGGTGGGCTCGCCGCAGTCTGAGGCCAGAGGCAGCGCAGCGCTAGCGCGGCAACTGGGGGTTCTTGTCGCGTCACCGGATTACCGACTCGCGCCCGAGCATCCGTTCCCGGCCGCCCTCGACGACTGCATGTCGACCCTGTACTGGATGCGCGACAACGCCGCCGAACTCGGCATCGATCCAGACCGCATCGCGGTCACCGGGTCCAGTGCCGGCGGCGGGCTGTCCGCAGCCGTCGCGCAACGTGCGCACGACGAGGGCATCCCGTTGGTGGCGCAGGCGCTGGCGTATCCGATGCTCGACGACCGCACCGTGTTGCGTGGCGACCACAACGGTCGCGGCCGTTTCCTGTGGACACCCGAGTCCAATCGATTCGGCTGGACGGCCTACCTGGGAAGTTCACCGCAGGCGTCGGACGCGCCGCAATACGCCGCGCCGGCCCGGCGAAAATCCCTGTCCAGCCTGGCACCGGCGTGGATAGGGGTCGGTGACCTGGACTTGTTTTACGACGAATCCGTCGACTACGCGAAGCGGCTGCGCGCCGACGGTGTCCCGTGCGAACTGGTGACCGTGACCGGGATGTACCACGGCGCGGACGGACTCGCCGCCAAAGTACCTGCGATGCAGGACTTCCGCAGCAGCCTCGCCGATCACCTCCGCCGTCACCTATGA
- the guaA gene encoding glutamine-hydrolyzing GMP synthase, whose product MTSPSPRPVLVVDFGAQYAQLIARRVREARVFSEVIPHTATVEEIKAKDPQAIVLSGGPASVYADGAPQLDPAVFDLDVPVFGICYGFQAMARALGGTVARTGTSEYGRTELEVLGGDLHSGLPGSQPVWMSHGDAVTSAPEGFEVVAVSSGAPVAAFEDRARRLAGVQYHPEVMHTPHGQQVLSRFLHDFAGIGASWTPANIAESLIEQVREQIGEGKAICGLSGGVDSAVAAALVQRAIGDRLTCVFVDHGLLRAGERAQVQRDFVAATGARLVTVDAEGRFLQALSGVHDPEGKRKIIGREFIRAFEGSVRDLLAENDSDGHPVEFLVQGTLYPDVVESGGGTGTANIKSHHNVGGLPADLKFKLVEPLRLLFKDEVRAVGRELGLPEEIVGRQPFPGPGLGIRIVGEVTASRLDTLRRADLIAREELTSAGLDGQIWQCPVVLLADVHSVGVQGDGRTYGHPIVLRPVSSEDAMTADWTRVPYEVLERISTRITNEVPEVNRVVLDVTSKPPGTIEWE is encoded by the coding sequence GTGACATCCCCCTCGCCTCGTCCTGTGTTGGTGGTCGATTTCGGTGCTCAGTACGCCCAGCTGATTGCCCGGCGGGTCCGGGAAGCCCGGGTGTTCTCCGAGGTCATCCCGCACACCGCGACCGTCGAGGAGATCAAGGCCAAGGATCCGCAGGCCATCGTGCTCTCCGGCGGACCGGCCAGCGTGTATGCCGACGGCGCCCCGCAGCTCGATCCGGCCGTCTTCGACCTCGATGTACCGGTGTTCGGCATCTGCTACGGATTCCAGGCCATGGCCCGGGCCCTCGGCGGCACCGTCGCCCGTACGGGCACCAGCGAATACGGCCGCACTGAACTGGAAGTGCTTGGCGGAGACCTACATTCGGGCCTGCCCGGCTCGCAGCCGGTCTGGATGAGCCACGGCGACGCGGTCACATCGGCGCCGGAGGGGTTCGAGGTGGTGGCTGTCAGCTCCGGAGCGCCGGTTGCCGCCTTCGAAGACCGGGCCCGTCGGTTGGCCGGGGTGCAATACCACCCGGAGGTCATGCACACTCCGCACGGCCAGCAGGTCCTCAGCCGCTTCCTGCACGACTTCGCCGGCATCGGCGCAAGCTGGACTCCGGCCAACATCGCCGAGAGCCTGATCGAGCAGGTGCGCGAGCAGATCGGTGAGGGCAAGGCCATCTGCGGGCTGTCCGGCGGGGTCGATTCCGCGGTGGCGGCCGCGCTCGTGCAGCGCGCCATCGGCGACCGGCTGACATGCGTGTTCGTCGACCACGGACTGTTGCGTGCCGGTGAACGAGCGCAGGTGCAAAGGGATTTCGTAGCCGCCACCGGTGCCCGGTTGGTGACCGTCGATGCCGAGGGACGGTTCCTGCAGGCGTTGTCCGGCGTGCATGATCCGGAAGGCAAGCGCAAGATCATCGGCCGGGAGTTCATTCGCGCGTTCGAAGGCTCGGTGCGAGACCTGCTGGCCGAGAACGATTCCGACGGTCATCCGGTCGAATTCCTGGTCCAGGGCACGCTCTATCCCGACGTCGTGGAGTCCGGTGGTGGAACCGGGACGGCGAACATCAAGAGCCACCACAATGTTGGCGGGCTGCCGGCCGACCTGAAGTTCAAGCTCGTCGAACCGCTGCGGTTGCTGTTCAAAGACGAGGTGCGCGCGGTCGGCCGCGAGTTGGGTCTGCCGGAGGAAATCGTTGGCCGCCAACCCTTCCCGGGGCCTGGTCTGGGTATCCGGATCGTCGGTGAGGTGACGGCGAGCCGGCTGGACACCCTGCGCCGAGCCGACCTGATCGCTCGCGAAGAGCTGACGTCGGCAGGTTTGGACGGTCAGATCTGGCAGTGCCCGGTCGTGCTGCTGGCCGATGTCCACTCGGTTGGTGTGCAGGGCGACGGGCGCACCTACGGCCACCCGATCGTCCTGCGGCCGGTGTCCAGTGAGGACGCGATGACCGCCGACTGGACCCGGGTGCCCTACGAGGTGTTGGAGCGTATCTCCACCCGCATCACCAATGAGGTGCCCGAGGTGAATCGGGTGGTGCTCGATGTCACGAGCAAGCCGCCCGGCACCATCGAATGGGAGTGA
- a CDS encoding fructose bisphosphate aldolase has translation MQGMTINREQADKVAHGAGFIAALDQSGGSTPKALKLYGIAEDAYSGDEQMFDLVHEMRTRIITSPSFNGDRIVAAILFEMTMDREIEGRPTADYLWNVKNVVPILKVDKGLAAEEDGAAVMKPIDGLDELLSRAVANGIFGTKMRSVIKLPGGGLDAVVEQQFAIARQILAAGLIPIIEPEVDIHSPEKGAAEKQLKAAILSHLGALGEDQQVMLKLTLPDTDDLYRELVEHPKVMRVVALSGGYDRTAACERLARNHGVIASFSRALTEGLTAQQSDEEFDKTLDEAIAEIAAASAT, from the coding sequence ATGCAGGGCATGACGATCAACCGCGAACAAGCTGACAAGGTTGCCCACGGAGCCGGCTTCATTGCCGCGCTCGACCAGAGCGGTGGCAGCACCCCCAAGGCGCTGAAGCTCTACGGCATCGCCGAGGACGCTTACTCCGGCGACGAGCAGATGTTCGACCTGGTGCACGAGATGCGCACCCGGATCATCACCAGCCCGAGCTTCAACGGCGACCGGATCGTCGCCGCGATCCTGTTCGAGATGACCATGGACCGCGAGATCGAGGGGCGCCCGACCGCCGACTACCTGTGGAACGTCAAGAACGTCGTACCGATCCTCAAGGTCGACAAGGGTCTGGCCGCCGAAGAGGACGGTGCTGCGGTGATGAAGCCCATCGACGGTCTGGATGAGCTGCTGTCCCGCGCGGTCGCCAACGGCATCTTCGGCACCAAGATGCGCTCGGTCATCAAGCTGCCCGGCGGTGGCTTGGATGCGGTGGTCGAGCAGCAGTTCGCGATCGCCCGCCAGATCCTGGCCGCCGGCCTCATCCCGATCATCGAGCCCGAGGTCGATATCCACAGCCCGGAGAAGGGTGCCGCCGAGAAGCAGCTCAAAGCCGCGATTCTCAGCCACCTCGGCGCCCTCGGCGAGGACCAGCAGGTGATGCTCAAGCTCACCCTGCCCGACACCGACGATCTCTACCGTGAACTGGTCGAACACCCCAAGGTGATGCGGGTTGTCGCCCTGTCCGGCGGCTACGACCGCACCGCGGCCTGCGAGCGCCTCGCCCGCAACCATGGCGTCATCGCCAGCTTCTCCCGCGCACTGACCGAGGGGCTGACCGCCCAGCAGAGCGACGAGGAGTTCGACAAGACCCTTGACGAGGCGATCGCCGAAATCGCCGCCGCCTCAGCGACTTAA
- a CDS encoding DNA polymerase Y family protein: MTGRVLAIWCMDWPAVAAAAAAGLPATSPVAVTLANRVIACSAAARAAGVRRTLRRREAQARCPQLHVVTADPARDARYFEGVTAAVDEVVPRAEVLRPGLLVLSVRGAARYFGSEQAAAERLVDAVAAAGAECQVGIADQLPTAVFAARAGRVIETGGDARFLSALSIRQLAGEPSLSGPGREELADLLWRMGIRNLGQFAALSRSDVASRFGADGVAAHRFARGEPVRGPSGREPPADLEAVLQCDPPVDRVDAAAFAGRTLASALHRSLEAAGVGCTRLAIHALTASGGELTRVWRCAEPLTEDATADRVRWQLDGWLNRRRPDDRPNSPVTMLRLQPVEVVSAEALQLPLWGGIGEEDRLRARRALVRVQGLLGQEAVQLPVLSGGRGPAERITLTPLGDELVPRANPDRPWPGRLPEPAPVVILDDPVELLDAEGNPVRVTGRGMFTAEPARLDGAGHHYRGALSWWAGPWSVDERWWDQGQQSRAGRTARAQVLVDSRPGEPGTALLLCYRQRRWYLEGVYE, encoded by the coding sequence ATGACCGGCCGGGTGCTGGCGATCTGGTGCATGGACTGGCCCGCCGTCGCCGCGGCCGCGGCAGCCGGGCTGCCGGCGACGTCTCCGGTCGCGGTCACCCTGGCCAACCGGGTGATCGCCTGCTCGGCCGCCGCCCGCGCGGCCGGGGTTCGCCGCACTCTGCGCCGGCGCGAGGCACAAGCCCGGTGCCCGCAGCTGCATGTGGTCACCGCCGACCCGGCCCGCGACGCCCGCTACTTCGAAGGGGTGACGGCGGCGGTCGACGAGGTGGTGCCCCGCGCCGAGGTACTGCGGCCCGGGCTGCTGGTGTTGTCGGTTCGCGGCGCGGCCCGTTACTTCGGTTCCGAACAGGCCGCCGCCGAGCGGTTGGTCGATGCCGTCGCCGCGGCCGGTGCCGAATGTCAGGTGGGAATTGCCGATCAGTTGCCGACGGCGGTCTTCGCAGCTCGTGCCGGTCGGGTGATCGAGACCGGTGGGGACGCCCGATTTCTGTCGGCGTTGTCGATCCGCCAGCTGGCCGGTGAGCCCAGCCTGTCCGGCCCCGGTCGGGAAGAACTGGCTGATCTGTTGTGGCGCATGGGTATTCGCAACCTCGGTCAGTTCGCGGCGTTGTCGCGCAGCGATGTCGCGTCCCGGTTCGGCGCTGATGGGGTGGCCGCTCATCGCTTCGCCCGGGGTGAGCCGGTACGCGGCCCATCCGGTCGCGAGCCGCCCGCCGACCTCGAGGCGGTGTTGCAGTGCGACCCGCCGGTCGACCGGGTCGACGCGGCGGCGTTCGCCGGGCGAACGCTGGCGAGCGCCCTGCATCGCAGTCTGGAGGCGGCCGGTGTGGGATGTACCAGGTTGGCCATCCATGCCCTCACCGCGAGTGGTGGTGAGCTGACCCGGGTGTGGCGCTGTGCCGAGCCGCTGACCGAGGATGCGACCGCCGACCGGGTGCGCTGGCAGCTCGACGGTTGGCTCAACAGACGCCGGCCCGACGACCGTCCGAACTCGCCGGTGACGATGCTTCGGTTGCAGCCGGTGGAAGTTGTTTCCGCAGAAGCGCTTCAGTTACCGCTGTGGGGCGGTATTGGCGAGGAAGACCGGTTGCGGGCTCGCCGGGCGCTGGTTCGGGTGCAGGGCTTGCTGGGGCAGGAAGCCGTCCAGCTGCCGGTGTTGTCCGGTGGTCGCGGTCCCGCCGAGCGCATCACGTTGACCCCACTCGGTGACGAGCTGGTGCCCAGGGCAAACCCCGACCGGCCGTGGCCCGGTCGGCTGCCTGAGCCCGCGCCGGTGGTGATCCTCGATGATCCGGTGGAATTGCTTGACGCCGAAGGTAATCCGGTGCGGGTCACCGGGCGCGGAATGTTCACGGCCGAGCCGGCGAGGTTGGACGGTGCGGGTCACCACTACCGGGGTGCGCTGAGCTGGTGGGCCGGGCCGTGGTCGGTGGACGAACGGTGGTGGGATCAGGGTCAACAGTCCAGGGCCGGCCGGACGGCGCGCGCTCAGGTGCTGGTGGACAGCCGACCCGGTGAGCCGGGAACCGCACTGCTGCTCTGCTACCGGCAGCGCCGGTGGTATCTGGAAGGCGTCTACGAATGA
- a CDS encoding nucleoside hydrolase, whose product MALVYLLASSDANLIGVASTGGNVDVDQVCRNNLGLLELCGATAIPVSRGADQPLSTAMRTAEDTHGPAGLGYAELPVHRSELTSYDAAEAWVRAARALPGELVGLVTGPMTNLALAVRDEPNLPSLLRRLVIMGGAFDYRGNTTPVAEWNISVDPEAAAEVFSAWGRAADANAIAPHQLPIVCGLNLTENIALTPKILSRLAAAAETVSTAMSVLDSRGTRSAADNGLIRVLEDAMRFYFEFHFDQGEGYLAHLHDPLAAAVALDPGLIQTRATTVDVELTGTLTRGMTIADWSQRWGREPNAHVGVGVDPAAFFDRFIERVGPFARRLAAHS is encoded by the coding sequence ATGGCGCTGGTCTACTTGCTGGCCAGCTCCGATGCAAACCTCATCGGCGTCGCCTCCACCGGTGGCAATGTCGATGTTGATCAGGTGTGCCGCAACAACCTCGGGCTGCTCGAGCTGTGCGGGGCCACCGCGATCCCGGTGTCACGGGGCGCCGATCAACCACTGAGCACCGCGATGCGCACCGCCGAAGACACCCACGGGCCCGCCGGCCTGGGCTACGCCGAATTACCGGTGCACAGGAGCGAACTCACCAGTTATGACGCGGCCGAGGCCTGGGTACGCGCAGCCCGCGCCCTGCCCGGCGAGCTCGTCGGTCTGGTCACCGGGCCGATGACCAACCTCGCACTGGCCGTGCGTGATGAGCCGAACCTGCCGTCGTTGTTACGCCGACTGGTGATCATGGGTGGGGCATTCGACTACCGCGGTAACACCACCCCGGTGGCCGAGTGGAACATCAGCGTCGACCCGGAGGCCGCAGCCGAGGTGTTCAGCGCCTGGGGGCGGGCCGCGGATGCCAATGCGATTGCACCGCATCAACTTCCGATCGTGTGTGGGTTGAACCTGACCGAGAACATCGCATTGACACCGAAGATCTTGAGCCGTCTGGCTGCCGCAGCGGAAACCGTCAGCACCGCGATGAGCGTCCTGGATTCCCGGGGCACCCGGTCGGCGGCCGACAACGGGTTGATCCGCGTACTCGAGGATGCGATGCGGTTCTACTTCGAGTTCCACTTCGACCAGGGCGAGGGTTATCTGGCGCATCTGCACGATCCACTGGCGGCGGCGGTGGCCTTGGATCCCGGATTGATCCAAACCCGGGCGACGACAGTCGATGTCGAGCTCACAGGAACGCTGACCCGCGGCATGACCATCGCCGACTGGAGCCAGCGGTGGGGCCGGGAACCCAACGCGCACGTCGGGGTGGGAGTTGATCCGGCGGCGTTCTTCGACCGGTTCATTGAACGAGTGGGCCCGTTCGCGCGTCGGCTTGCCGCTCATTCGTAG